The Colias croceus chromosome 23, ilColCroc2.1 genome window below encodes:
- the LOC123702115 gene encoding uncharacterized protein LOC123702115 isoform X3, which yields MIWVGITAVALWGAISVSTGQFQRYRDNPTVVALDKDYKSWKFSLPGVTACDEDRVSKEKLEKAIQSRWNVSPDEEKYEYYAKFVDIVANSNFFHLEGYEEFKSDPKLNVDLFKLVVEVMPDQHIVISSSEPISPTWTPIMTEHGACYVTNSIAVYDAAIVKPHPNTTKDMPFTCQYSMGLCFIMFVLNSNAHFFVHSPYDIADTSNPPSTIIPFLNRFTYLTVTETRAGQGVRELSPRRRACLYTDESSGNMTVYSTHMCRLGCRSRLAVKLCGCQPFYYFYEGGKPCTPAGMWCLSRYSRDLANFAGMKCKCSPLCLDSLFRESTTENRVWEKNLFHGAGAIRLTVYSPRLRYTREIVFHFEDLVVSFGGAAGLFLGASFISFVEIIYFLLERFCYTFATTKSDTIQEYNQKAIIHYYDKKTLHENRLQEIALTFKGRKHIKY from the exons ATGATCTGGGTTGGGATAACAGCAGTGGCCCTGTGGGGAGCGATCAGTGTGTCAACGGGGCAGTTCCAGAGATACCGGGACAATCCCACTGTGGTCGCTTTGGACAAGGATTATAAATCGTGGAAGTTTAGCCTACCGGGGGTTACTGCGTGTGATGAG gaTAGAGTAAGCAAAGAAAAACTTGAAAAGGCAATACAATCTCGTTGGAATGTAAGCCCAGATGAGGAAAAATACGAATACTATGCCAAGTTTGTAGATATTGTGGCAAACTCTAACTTTTTCCATCTAGAAGGATATGAGGAGTTTAAAAGTGATCCTAAACTAAATGTGGACCTTTTCAAATTGGTTGTTGag GTGATGCCAGACCAGCACATAGTGATCTCATCATCAGAGCCCATTTCACCAACATGGACGCCGATCATGACAGAACACGGCGCTTGCTACGTCACGAACTCTATCGCTGTTTATGATGCAGCTATCGT gAAGCCGCACCCAAACACGACCAAAGACATGCCATTCACTTGCCAATACTCGATGGGGTTATGTTTTATCATGTTTGTCTTAAATAGTAACGCCCAC TTCTTCGTTCACTCTCCATACGACATAGCTGACACTTCGAACCCTCCATCCACAATAATACCCTTTTTGAATCGCTTCACCTATCTAACTGTTACGGAAACGCGAGCGGGACAGGGTGTGAGAGAGTTGTCTCCTCGACGTCGAGCCTGTCTGTATACTGATGAAAGCAGTGGGAACATGACG GTATATAGCACGCACATGTGTCGCCTGGGATGCAGAAGTCGTCTCGCAGTGAAGCTATGCGGTTGTCAgccattttactatttttatgaaG GTGGTAAGCCGTGCACTCCTGCAGGCATGTGGTGCCTCTCCAGATATTCAAGAGACTTGGCCAACTTCGCAGGCATGAAATGCAAATGTAGCCCGCTGTGTTTGGACTCCTTGTTCCGTGAAAGTACCACTGAGAATAGAGTATG GGAAAAGAACCTGTTTCACGGCGCGGGGGCCATTCGTCTCACGGTATACTCGCCGCGCCTGCGCTATACAAGGGAAATCGTGTTCCATTTTGAGGATTTAGTCG TGTCATTTGGCGGTGCAGCTGGTCTCTTCCTCGGCGCCAGCTTCATCAGCTTTGTGGAGATCATTTACTTCCTCTTGGAGAGATTCTGCTATACATTCGCTACTACGAAGTCAGATACGATTCAG GAGTATAATCAAAAAGCGATCATTCACTATTACGATAAGAAAACTCTTCATGAAAATCGACTTCAAGAAATAGCTCTCACTTTTAAAGGTcgaaaacatattaaatattaa
- the LOC123702115 gene encoding pickpocket protein 19-like isoform X2, giving the protein MIKCCKNFCLQTSIHGFYHIAGPRRHWTERMIWVGITAVALWGAISVSTGQFQRYRDNPTVVALDKDYKSWKFSLPGVTACDEDRVSKEKLEKAIQSRWNVSPDEEKYEYYAKFVDIVANSNFFHLEGYEEFKSDPKLNVDLFKLVVEVMPDQHIVISSSEPISPTWTPIMTEHGACYVTNSIAVYDAAIVKPHPNTTKDMPFTCQYSMGLCFIMFVLNSNAHFFVHSPYDIADTSNPPSTIIPFLNRFTYLTVTETRAGQGVRELSPRRRACLYTDESSGNMTVYSTHMCRLGCRSRLAVKLCGCQPFYYFYEGGKPCTPAGMWCLSRYSRDLANFAGMKCKCSPLCLDSLFRESTTENRVWEKNLFHGAGAIRLTVYSPRLRYTREIVFHFEDLVVSFGGAAGLFLGASFISFVEIIYFLLERFCYTFATTKSDTIQEYNQKAIIHYYDKKTLHENRLQEIALTFKGRKHIKY; this is encoded by the exons ATGATCAAATGCTGCAAGAACTTTTGTCTTCAAACTAGTATACATGGCTTCTACCACATCGCTGGACCTCGCAGGCATTGGACGGAGCG AATGATCTGGGTTGGGATAACAGCAGTGGCCCTGTGGGGAGCGATCAGTGTGTCAACGGGGCAGTTCCAGAGATACCGGGACAATCCCACTGTGGTCGCTTTGGACAAGGATTATAAATCGTGGAAGTTTAGCCTACCGGGGGTTACTGCGTGTGATGAG gaTAGAGTAAGCAAAGAAAAACTTGAAAAGGCAATACAATCTCGTTGGAATGTAAGCCCAGATGAGGAAAAATACGAATACTATGCCAAGTTTGTAGATATTGTGGCAAACTCTAACTTTTTCCATCTAGAAGGATATGAGGAGTTTAAAAGTGATCCTAAACTAAATGTGGACCTTTTCAAATTGGTTGTTGag GTGATGCCAGACCAGCACATAGTGATCTCATCATCAGAGCCCATTTCACCAACATGGACGCCGATCATGACAGAACACGGCGCTTGCTACGTCACGAACTCTATCGCTGTTTATGATGCAGCTATCGT gAAGCCGCACCCAAACACGACCAAAGACATGCCATTCACTTGCCAATACTCGATGGGGTTATGTTTTATCATGTTTGTCTTAAATAGTAACGCCCAC TTCTTCGTTCACTCTCCATACGACATAGCTGACACTTCGAACCCTCCATCCACAATAATACCCTTTTTGAATCGCTTCACCTATCTAACTGTTACGGAAACGCGAGCGGGACAGGGTGTGAGAGAGTTGTCTCCTCGACGTCGAGCCTGTCTGTATACTGATGAAAGCAGTGGGAACATGACG GTATATAGCACGCACATGTGTCGCCTGGGATGCAGAAGTCGTCTCGCAGTGAAGCTATGCGGTTGTCAgccattttactatttttatgaaG GTGGTAAGCCGTGCACTCCTGCAGGCATGTGGTGCCTCTCCAGATATTCAAGAGACTTGGCCAACTTCGCAGGCATGAAATGCAAATGTAGCCCGCTGTGTTTGGACTCCTTGTTCCGTGAAAGTACCACTGAGAATAGAGTATG GGAAAAGAACCTGTTTCACGGCGCGGGGGCCATTCGTCTCACGGTATACTCGCCGCGCCTGCGCTATACAAGGGAAATCGTGTTCCATTTTGAGGATTTAGTCG TGTCATTTGGCGGTGCAGCTGGTCTCTTCCTCGGCGCCAGCTTCATCAGCTTTGTGGAGATCATTTACTTCCTCTTGGAGAGATTCTGCTATACATTCGCTACTACGAAGTCAGATACGATTCAG GAGTATAATCAAAAAGCGATCATTCACTATTACGATAAGAAAACTCTTCATGAAAATCGACTTCAAGAAATAGCTCTCACTTTTAAAGGTcgaaaacatattaaatattaa
- the LOC123702114 gene encoding transferrin-like produces MGFKLLYFVSVIAAVSAQSYRVCISSSNPILCQTLDRDGSQAICEPVESRVDCAIKIARGDAHLGVFSEEEMVLLSQAQPEGSRVVASIRDISRNEPYAFEAVAIVPVTHSGGLEGLRGGSYCHPGLDEPDLRWSPRVLKGLERAAARTDRCPNTDTNGKTAEELEVDTLSQFFGSACRPGPWSANVSVDTDLKSRYQSLCSLCGDRSGCASYSIDMGVAIAGVRNDNRHIQALECLRRSNGTSVAYVAWQHVREFFSIRNPDIAASYAALCPDGTLSALSGAALAAPAAPCAFVRQPWSALVANTEKALEIQSNLRNWWPGGASPSGNGWQSVLFSAIVGGSNARVNYEDGLPTPANYSNNLRNLPSIDASPSCVPARRWCTVSPQEHTKCNWLQLAAYTLGIEPALSCQQRTNVFQCLADIRDNTADFIATPANYGYLARQHYSLSSVKLVQNSRSDPFAFSRVAALVKETSAQSNNITRFENLRGKNACFPEFGGISFVSFLRTAHEREVISSSECDYGRAVGEFFSSSCAPGAMDASHAMDKSNFDATPLCSLCKPSITIVGNFSQNQECSFDNSNKYYGNNGSVACLADPESDVAFVDLANINANLNAANLAEYQVRVLCRNNSLAAYTGVNVDQNCLLAYVVDSEVLARRNDPLLNSLNALLDTLDAHFGYNAATSAQLINMEMYSPFDEVNDLLFKNTAVGLAEPSSDTANEAARNYNDLFKHLESCTSAASSRSFFAYVTLVVMAVVTRFVIY; encoded by the exons ATGGGTTTTAAGTTGCTGTATTTTGTATCTGTGATAGCGGCTGTATCAGCACAAAGCT atcGTGTTTGTATATCTTCATCGAATCCAATATTATGTCAGACTTTGGACAGAGATGGCAGCCAGGCGATTTGCGAGCCTGTGGAATCCAG AGTCGATTGTGCCATAAAAATAGCGCGTGGTGATGCCCACCTCGGTGTGTTCTCTGAAGAGGAGATGGTGCTGCTGTCGCAAGCGCAGCCGGAGGGCAGCAGAGTGGTTGCCTCTATACGAGATATTTCTAGGAACG AGCCATACGCATTCGAAGCGGTGGCCATAGTGCCAGTGACCCATTCAGGTGGTCTGGAGGGTCTGCGTGGGGGCAGCTACTGCCACCCGGGGCTGGATGAACCGGATCTCAGGTGGTCTCCCAGGGTGCTAAAGGGTCTGGAGAGAGCT GCGGCACGCACAGACCGCTGCCCGAACACAGACACAAATGGAAAAACGGCAGAAGAACTAGAAGTAGATACGCTCAGTCAGTTCTTTGGTAGTGCTTGCCGGCCTGGGCCTTGGAGCGCGAATGTATCTGTTGATACTGATCTGA AGTCCCGCTACCAATCCCTCTGCTCGCTATGCGGCGATCGGTCGGGCTGCGCGAGCTATTCCATCGATATGGGCGTAGCCATTGCGGGTGTGCGCAATGACAACAGACACATACAAGCGTTGGAGTGTCTGCGCAGGAGTAACGGAACGTCTGTCGCGTATGTCGCGTGGCAGCATGTTCGAGAGTTCTTTAGT ATCCGCAACCCCGACATAGCAGCATCATACGCAGCGCTATGCCCGGACGGCACGCTGAGCGCGCTGTCGGGCGCCGCGCTCGCCGCGCCCGCCGCGCCCTGCGCCTTCGTGCGCCAGCCCTGGAGCGCGCTCGTCGCTAACAC TGAAAAAGCACTAGAGATCCAAAGCAACCTTCGCAATTGGTGGCCGGGTGGTGCAAGCCCGAGCGGCAATGGTTGGCAATCTGTGTTGTTCAGCGCCATCGTGGGGGGATCGAATGCGAGGGTCAACTATGAGGATGGGTTGCCTACACCCGCTAATTATTCCAATAATT TACGCAATCTCCCCTCAATCGACGCGTCTCCAAGCTGTGTCCCAGCCCGTCGCTGGTGCACAGTCTCTCCACAAGAACACACCAAATGCAATTGGTTGCAACTGGCCGCTTACACGCTGGGCATCGAACCCGCACTATCCTGTCAGCAACGGACCAATGTGTTCCAGTGCTTGGCTGATATTAGAGATAATACAGCTGATTTTATCGCTACGCCTGCTAATTATGGATATTTGGCGAGACA ACACTACAGCCTCTCATCAGTGAAGCTGGTACAAAACTCTCGCAGCGATCCGTTCGCGTTCAGTCGTGTCGCAGCACTCGTCAAGGAGACAAGTGCGCAGAGCAATAATATCACGAGATTCGAGAATCTGCGCGGAAAGAACGCTTGCTTCCCGGAGTTTGGGGGGATTT CATTCGTATCATTCCTCCGCACGGCTCACGAGCGCGAAGTGATCAGTTCCTCTGAATGTGACTACGGTCGAGCAGTTGGAGAGTTCTTCAGCAGTTCCTGTGCGCCTGGTGCAATGGATGCGTCACATGCGATGGATAAGAGT AACTTCGACGCAACACCACTGTGCTCTCTGTGCAAGCCAAGCATCACTATTGTTGGCAACTTTTCACAAA ATCAAGAATGTTCGTTCGACAACAGCAACAAGTACTACGGCAACAACGGTTCCGTCGCGTGTCTCGCTGACCCGGAGAGCGATGTGGCGTTCGTTGATCTGGCTAATATTAATG CCAATCTCAACGCCGCGAACCTAGCGGAGTACCAAGTTCGAGTCCTGTGCAGGAACAACTCTCTCGCTGCGTACACCGGAGTTAATGTCGATCAGAACTGCTTGCTGGCTTATGTCGTTGATTCTGAAGTTTTGGCAAGGAg AAACGACCCTCTCCTCAACAGCCTGAACGCACTCCTTGACACTTTAGACGCACACTTCGGCTACAACGCGGCAACTTCCGCGCAACTCATCAACATGGAAATGTATTCACCGTTCGACGAGGTCAACGACCTCCTGTTCAAGAACACAGCTGTTGGTCTCGCAGAGCCATCTAGTGACACTGCGAACGAAGCTGCTAGGAATTATAACGATTTGTTCAAACATTTGGAGTCGTGTACTTCAGCTGCGTCGTCTAGAAGCTTCTTTGCTTACGTCACACTAGTTGTAATGGCGGTTGTCACGagatttgtaatttattaa
- the LOC123702117 gene encoding tetraspanin-9-like encodes MAHGSSKVSKVAGFLIFLVNFITMMLSLVSFAIGLWIIVSSKTLAYVIQVMGNSGIKAIFTQDFLTVQLGIGVSLLSLFFLFISLMGLYGSVYCSQFLLFMYAALILLVMLLECALFFYFASNILEKGVEEKDGQLAHVLRLALHCCDRNHTMTEHNPPWSCCGANYIKNCTQENYFEKNCKQSITEFLHRYETYIYGTIAATHILLSSLSLLRRASSASRSHT; translated from the exons ATGGCGCATGGGAGCAGCAAAGTATCAAAGGTTGCTGGATTCCTCATATTTCTTGTAAACTTCATTACAATG atGCTGAGCTTAGTATCCTTCGCAATTGGCTTGTGGATTATTGTGTCTTCTAAAACTTTGGCATACGTCATACAAGTAATGGGAAATTCTGGAATTAAG GCGATTTTCACACAAGACTTCCTGACAGTACAGCTTGGCATCGGCGTATCTCTTCTGAGCTTGTTCTTCTTGTTCATTTCACTCATGGGCCTGTACGGGTCGGTATATTGCTCACAGTTTCTGTTGTTTAtg taCGCTGCTCTGATTCTACTTGTAATGCTGCTGGAGTGTGCATTATTCTTCTATTTTGCATCTAATATTCTTGAG AAAGGAGTCGAAGAAAAAGACGGTCAGTTGGCCCACGTGTTACGCTTGGCTTTACACTGTTGTGATCGTAATCACAC aATGACGGAACATAATCCGCCATGGTCCTGCTGCGGTGCTAATTACATCAAAAATTGTACGCAAgagaattattttgaaaag AATTGCAAACAGTCCATAACCGAATTTTTACATAGATACGAAACTTACATCTACGGAACCATAGCAGCGACGCACATACTATTGTCGTCTCTCTCCCTCCTGCGGCGCGCGAGCAGTGCGTCCCGCTCGCACACCTAG
- the LOC123702115 gene encoding pickpocket protein 19-like isoform X1, producing MQQFHRDDKSKTTVWQTMIKCCKNFCLQTSIHGFYHIAGPRRHWTERMIWVGITAVALWGAISVSTGQFQRYRDNPTVVALDKDYKSWKFSLPGVTACDEDRVSKEKLEKAIQSRWNVSPDEEKYEYYAKFVDIVANSNFFHLEGYEEFKSDPKLNVDLFKLVVEVMPDQHIVISSSEPISPTWTPIMTEHGACYVTNSIAVYDAAIVKPHPNTTKDMPFTCQYSMGLCFIMFVLNSNAHFFVHSPYDIADTSNPPSTIIPFLNRFTYLTVTETRAGQGVRELSPRRRACLYTDESSGNMTVYSTHMCRLGCRSRLAVKLCGCQPFYYFYEGGKPCTPAGMWCLSRYSRDLANFAGMKCKCSPLCLDSLFRESTTENRVWEKNLFHGAGAIRLTVYSPRLRYTREIVFHFEDLVVSFGGAAGLFLGASFISFVEIIYFLLERFCYTFATTKSDTIQEYNQKAIIHYYDKKTLHENRLQEIALTFKGRKHIKY from the exons ATGCAACAATTCCATAGAGATGACAAAAGCAAGACCACAGTATGGCAAACGATGATCAAATGCTGCAAGAACTTTTGTCTTCAAACTAGTATACATGGCTTCTACCACATCGCTGGACCTCGCAGGCATTGGACGGAGCG AATGATCTGGGTTGGGATAACAGCAGTGGCCCTGTGGGGAGCGATCAGTGTGTCAACGGGGCAGTTCCAGAGATACCGGGACAATCCCACTGTGGTCGCTTTGGACAAGGATTATAAATCGTGGAAGTTTAGCCTACCGGGGGTTACTGCGTGTGATGAG gaTAGAGTAAGCAAAGAAAAACTTGAAAAGGCAATACAATCTCGTTGGAATGTAAGCCCAGATGAGGAAAAATACGAATACTATGCCAAGTTTGTAGATATTGTGGCAAACTCTAACTTTTTCCATCTAGAAGGATATGAGGAGTTTAAAAGTGATCCTAAACTAAATGTGGACCTTTTCAAATTGGTTGTTGag GTGATGCCAGACCAGCACATAGTGATCTCATCATCAGAGCCCATTTCACCAACATGGACGCCGATCATGACAGAACACGGCGCTTGCTACGTCACGAACTCTATCGCTGTTTATGATGCAGCTATCGT gAAGCCGCACCCAAACACGACCAAAGACATGCCATTCACTTGCCAATACTCGATGGGGTTATGTTTTATCATGTTTGTCTTAAATAGTAACGCCCAC TTCTTCGTTCACTCTCCATACGACATAGCTGACACTTCGAACCCTCCATCCACAATAATACCCTTTTTGAATCGCTTCACCTATCTAACTGTTACGGAAACGCGAGCGGGACAGGGTGTGAGAGAGTTGTCTCCTCGACGTCGAGCCTGTCTGTATACTGATGAAAGCAGTGGGAACATGACG GTATATAGCACGCACATGTGTCGCCTGGGATGCAGAAGTCGTCTCGCAGTGAAGCTATGCGGTTGTCAgccattttactatttttatgaaG GTGGTAAGCCGTGCACTCCTGCAGGCATGTGGTGCCTCTCCAGATATTCAAGAGACTTGGCCAACTTCGCAGGCATGAAATGCAAATGTAGCCCGCTGTGTTTGGACTCCTTGTTCCGTGAAAGTACCACTGAGAATAGAGTATG GGAAAAGAACCTGTTTCACGGCGCGGGGGCCATTCGTCTCACGGTATACTCGCCGCGCCTGCGCTATACAAGGGAAATCGTGTTCCATTTTGAGGATTTAGTCG TGTCATTTGGCGGTGCAGCTGGTCTCTTCCTCGGCGCCAGCTTCATCAGCTTTGTGGAGATCATTTACTTCCTCTTGGAGAGATTCTGCTATACATTCGCTACTACGAAGTCAGATACGATTCAG GAGTATAATCAAAAAGCGATCATTCACTATTACGATAAGAAAACTCTTCATGAAAATCGACTTCAAGAAATAGCTCTCACTTTTAAAGGTcgaaaacatattaaatattaa